Genomic DNA from Candidatus Eisenbacteria bacterium:
TCCATCCTCCGGACGGAGGCCCCGGTCGCCCCGCCCACGAGGACCAGATCCGCCATGCCGATGAAGAGCCCATTCTCGAGAACGCCGGGGATCGAGTTGATCCGCCTCTCGATCGACGCGGGATCCTCGATCCGCTGAAACCGCACATCGAGAACCATGTTCCCCTCGTCCGTGATCACGGGACCGTCCTTGCGAATCCCCATCCGGAGCGCCGGCTCCCCGCCCAGTTCGCGCAGGCGGCGCATCACGATCGAGACGGCCATCGGGATCACCTCGACCGGGACGTCCGACTTCTCCCCCAGCCGCCGGACGAGCTTCGATTCATCGACGACGACCACGAAACGCTCCGCGGCTGACGCGATCACTTTCTCGCGCGTGTGGGCGGCGCCTCCCCCTTTGATCAGGTCGCAGAGGGGATCAACCTCGTCGGCGCCGTCGATGGCGATGTCGATCCTCTCGATGTCGTCCAGCGTCCTGATGGGGATCCCCTCCGCGCGCGCGAGCCCGGCGGCCATGTTGGAGGTCGGGATCCCGACGATCGAGAGCGCTTCCTCCCGGATGCGGCGGCCGAGCTCGCGAATCGCATGGGCCGCCGTGGAGCCGGTTCCGAGCCCGACCACCTGTCCGCTTCGCACCATCGCGGCCGCCTCCAAGGCGGCCCTCTTCTTCCCCTCCGCGGCAGGATCGGGTCCGGTCATTCTCTCCTCCCTTCAATCGCCGGGTTCGGCGGGATGCGTAGCCGCCACGCAGGACGAGTCGCTGCTCCAGGCAGCGTCAGCGCCGCCAGACTAGCAACCGCCCGAACCCCCGACAAGGGCTCCGGGCGACGCAAGAGACCAGGATCCAGGGGCGCCCTGGCCCCTGCAACCCGGCGCGCCCCAACCGCGTACTATGTCTCTGCGACCTGCCGAATGCCGCAGGAGAAGTCGGGAGGTTCCCATGAAGCGCTGGATCATCGTCGCGACCGTCCTCATCGCGGCGGCCGCCGCTCTCTTCGTGGCGCGCCGCAGCAAGCTGCGCGCGGAGCAGGCTCCCCAGATGGTCGCGGTCGCGCGCGGCAACGTCCTCCGCGAGGCGCTGGCGGTGGGGAGCATCGTCCCCGACCAGGAGATCTCCGTGAAGTCGAAGATCCCCGGGATCGTCGCCAAGGTCCATGTCGCGGTCGGGGATCAGGTCTCTCAGGGCGATCCCCTGATCGACATCCGCCCCGATCCCACGCCTCTCGAGAGGGCCGAGGCGCAGCGCCAGCTCGAGATCGCCGAGGTCGCCGTTCTGGCCTCGCGCAAGGAGTTCGAGCGGACCCGCGACCTCGCCGCCCAGGGCCTCTCCTCCGAGAAGGACCTCGACGTGGCAAGACGCGAGTACGATTCGGCGAACCTGCGAGCGAAGCTGGAGGAGGAGCGGCTGCAGCTCCTGGAGCAGGGGCGGGCCAAGCTCGCGGGGGGAAGCGAGGTCAGCAACCGGATCGTCGCTC
This window encodes:
- a CDS encoding efflux RND transporter periplasmic adaptor subunit, coding for MSLRPAECRRRSREVPMKRWIIVATVLIAAAAALFVARRSKLRAEQAPQMVAVARGNVLREALAVGSIVPDQEISVKSKIPGIVAKVHVAVGDQVSQGDPLIDIRPDPTPLERAEAQRQLEIAEVAVLASRKEFERTRDLAAQGLSSEKDLDVARREYDSANLRAKLEEERLQLLEQGRAKLAGGSEVSNRIVAPVSGTILTCDVHPGDPVVPLTSYQAGTVLITMADMNHLLFRGTVDEVDVGRLAAGQPVRFTVGAIPEEEVGGVLKRISPKARKQESATLFDVEVDITRTGQRPLRAGYSANARISIERAEGVLTVPERVVRYEKGKATVRILDGNGRPEEREIMTGLSDGLTVEVKAGLAETDSVLEPERSRLEKK
- the rpiA gene encoding ribose-5-phosphate isomerase RpiA; protein product: MTGPDPAAEGKKRAALEAAAMVRSGQVVGLGTGSTAAHAIRELGRRIREEALSIVGIPTSNMAAGLARAEGIPIRTLDDIERIDIAIDGADEVDPLCDLIKGGGAAHTREKVIASAAERFVVVVDESKLVRRLGEKSDVPVEVIPMAVSIVMRRLRELGGEPALRMGIRKDGPVITDEGNMVLDVRFQRIEDPASIERRINSIPGVLENGLFIGMADLVLVGGATGASVRRMEPPARDG